The Diadema setosum chromosome 12, eeDiaSeto1, whole genome shotgun sequence genome has a segment encoding these proteins:
- the LOC140235733 gene encoding DNA damage-regulated autophagy modulator protein 1-like: MAIGCRCQCRPWFLIGLGWVPIVVGILLACSILIPYTIAVGLHHVPAGFPYISDSGTTPPESCLFGQFFNMTAVFGLAGIYIRYKQVELYTGHSYPYSLHRVNKICLVLGTLACLGMSLVANFQETNVIAVHFFGAFILFATGAVYGFLQAWLSYRLSPEHASIVVCHIRLLLSVVIAIFFVICMVSTLVSMSGADMTKAKLHWKPTDKDYAIHIVATASEWIIAMAFLFYFFTFIRDFQKITLDFEFKRFTPEPFFNVEVYGNNIEAI, translated from the exons ATGGCGATAGGATGTCGTTGCCAATGTAGGCCCTGGTTCCTGATTGGACTCGGATGGGTTCCCATTGTCGTTGGTATTCTACTCGCTTGCAGTATTCTCATCCC GTATACCATTGCTGTGGGCTTGCATCATGTTCCAGCGGGATTCCCCTACATCAG tGACTCGGGAACAACTCCGCCAGAAAGTTGTCTATTTGGGCAGTTTTTTAACATGACAGCAGTGTTTG GGCTGGCTGGGATTTACATCCGCTACAAGCAAGTTGAGCTGTACACCGGACACTCCTACCCATACAGTCTACACCGGGTGAACAAGATCTGCCTCGTGTTAGGAACACTTGCCTGCCTCGGCATGTCATTAGTGGCAAATTTTCAG GAGACGAATGTGATAGCGGTCCACTTCTTTGGTGCCTTCATCCTGTTTGCCACGGGGGCGGTTTACGGATTCCTCCAGGCGTGGTTGTCGTACCGGTTGAGTCCGGAGCACGCCTCCATTGTCGTCTGTCATATACGCCTCCTCCTCTCCGTCGTCATTGCCATCTTCTTCGTCATCT GTATGGTCTCCACACTGGTATCCATGAGTGGGGCAGATATGACGAAAGCAAAGTTACACTGGAAACCAACGGATAAG GATTACGCCATACACATCGTCGCCACGGCGTCAGAATGGATCATCGCCATGGCCTTCCTCTTCTACTTCTTCACATTCATCAGGGACTTTCAGAAGATCACGCTGGACTTTGAGTTCAAGCGCTTCACACCCGAACCCTTCTTCAATGTGGAGGTGTATGGTAACAACATTGAAGCCATCTAG